A stretch of Dehalococcoidia bacterium DNA encodes these proteins:
- a CDS encoding NAD(+)/NADH kinase has product MRYQKAGILYHPHEAAAFTLAQDLAKTVLHRLSPWLAPTGDAAQVAAHLDGTDLAVCVGGDGTVLWAARTVAPQGAHIVSVNMGRLGFLSELAPESAAEQLSAILDGAGMLDERSLVECVLAGEDGRERVSALALNDVVVYRAAPGRPMDFSVAIDGVHLARLRADALIVCTATGSTAYNLSAGGPVLMPQSRDLVLTAVAPHLSRMRPFVLPGDASIAIRVEDQSQGVVTADGEALRTLDAGCAVVCRRSAHTAAFIRMGPPSEFFARLADHLNLSTQGRESGR; this is encoded by the coding sequence GTGAGATACCAGAAGGCAGGCATCCTCTACCACCCGCACGAGGCGGCCGCGTTCACGCTGGCACAGGATCTGGCAAAGACGGTGCTGCATCGCCTCTCGCCCTGGCTCGCGCCCACCGGCGACGCGGCGCAAGTCGCGGCGCACCTGGATGGAACCGATCTGGCCGTGTGCGTCGGCGGCGACGGCACCGTGCTCTGGGCGGCCCGCACCGTGGCGCCGCAGGGCGCGCATATCGTCAGCGTGAATATGGGCCGCCTGGGTTTTCTCAGCGAGCTGGCGCCGGAAAGCGCCGCCGAGCAACTCAGCGCCATCCTCGACGGCGCCGGCATGCTGGACGAGCGCTCGTTGGTCGAATGCGTCCTCGCCGGAGAGGACGGGCGTGAGCGGGTTAGCGCGCTGGCCCTCAACGACGTCGTCGTCTACCGCGCGGCGCCCGGCAGGCCGATGGACTTCTCGGTCGCGATCGACGGCGTGCACCTGGCCCGGCTGCGCGCGGACGCCCTGATCGTCTGCACGGCCACAGGCAGCACCGCGTATAACCTCTCGGCGGGCGGGCCGGTGCTGATGCCGCAGTCTCGCGACCTGGTGCTCACCGCGGTAGCGCCGCATCTTTCGCGCATGCGCCCGTTCGTGTTGCCGGGCGACGCGTCGATCGCGATCAGGGTTGAAGACCAGAGCCAGGGCGTGGTCACGGCCGACGGCGAAGCGCTGCGCACGCTCGACGCGGGCTGCGCGGTCGTCTGCCGCCGCTCGGCGCACACGGCCGCATTTATTCGCATGGGGCCGCCCAGCGAGTTCTTCGCCCGCCTGGCCGACCATCTCAACCTCTCGACACAGGGCCGCGAGTCGGGCCGGTGA
- a CDS encoding TlyA family RNA methyltransferase has protein sequence MAKQRLDLALVTRGLAASREQARAAVEAGQVLVEGRPAIKPAMLVPAAADLAVIAPPRYVSRGGEKLEHALRRFGINVSGLRTADVGASTGGFTDCLLQHGAARVYAIDVGYGQLDYRLRTDPRVVVMERVNARHLDALPELVDLAVADVSFISLTKVLPAVVASLKPRAELVALLKPQFEARRGEVGRGGIVRDPLLHAAVIGRFVHWLTAQGYRILGLALSPIRGASGNREFLMHLQRPDAAA, from the coding sequence ATGGCGAAGCAGCGGCTCGATCTGGCGCTCGTCACGCGTGGACTCGCCGCCTCGCGCGAGCAGGCGCGTGCCGCCGTCGAGGCCGGGCAGGTGCTGGTGGAGGGCCGGCCGGCGATCAAGCCGGCGATGCTGGTGCCTGCCGCGGCCGATCTGGCGGTGATCGCGCCTCCGCGCTACGTCAGCCGCGGCGGCGAGAAGCTTGAGCACGCGCTGCGGCGGTTCGGCATAAACGTCTCCGGCCTCCGGACCGCGGATGTGGGCGCCTCGACCGGCGGCTTCACCGATTGCCTGTTGCAACACGGCGCCGCGCGCGTCTACGCAATCGATGTGGGCTACGGCCAGCTCGACTACCGCCTGCGCACCGATCCGCGCGTGGTGGTGATGGAGCGGGTGAACGCGCGCCATCTCGACGCGTTGCCGGAGCTGGTTGATCTCGCCGTGGCGGACGTCTCTTTCATCTCGCTGACCAAGGTGCTGCCGGCCGTCGTCGCGTCGCTCAAACCGCGGGCGGAGCTGGTGGCGCTGCTGAAGCCGCAGTTCGAGGCGCGGCGTGGCGAGGTCGGTCGCGGCGGCATCGTGCGGGACCCGCTGCTGCACGCGGCGGTGATCGGGCGCTTCGTCCACTGGCTTACGGCTCAGGGCTACCGTATTCTTGGACTTGCGCTCTCTCCCATCCGCGGCGCCTCCGGCAATCGGGAGTTTCTGATGCATCTGCAACGACCGGACGCGGCCGCGTGA
- a CDS encoding YbaK/EbsC family protein: MADDPAARVQAAISALHPGLHVEIHAGSTATAEGAAAAAGCELGQIVKSLLFIAGERPVLALVAGDRKADVPLLAILLGVPRKRLRLAKPEEVIETTGYPIGGVPPLGHPVRIETVIDASFARYGELFAAAGTANTVFRIGRDLLVELTGGRVVEFTG; encoded by the coding sequence ATGGCCGACGACCCCGCCGCGCGCGTGCAGGCGGCGATTTCGGCGCTGCACCCCGGCCTGCACGTCGAGATCCACGCCGGTTCGACGGCAACGGCCGAGGGCGCGGCGGCGGCGGCGGGCTGCGAGCTGGGGCAGATCGTCAAGAGCCTGCTCTTCATCGCCGGTGAGCGGCCCGTGCTGGCCCTGGTGGCCGGCGACCGCAAGGCGGATGTGCCGCTACTGGCCATCTTGCTGGGCGTGCCGCGCAAGCGCCTGCGACTGGCGAAGCCGGAGGAGGTCATCGAGACGACCGGCTACCCGATCGGCGGTGTGCCCCCTCTCGGCCATCCAGTGCGCATCGAGACGGTGATCGACGCCTCGTTCGCTCGCTACGGCGAGCTCTTCGCCGCGGCCGGCACAGCGAACACCGTCTTCCGCATTGGGCGGGATCTGCTGGTAGAGTTGACGGGAGGCCGGGTCGTGGAGTTCACGGGCTAA
- a CDS encoding decaprenyl-phosphate phosphoribosyltransferase yields the protein MTSSLSEAEGKRPAVPCAPAAAAASRLQTIAALLLALRPKQFVKNGVVFAPLVFTVRLAWRPLYPDTWLPLLGRSLLAFTAFCAVSAAGYLVNDLRDIEADRLHPRKRLRPIASGALAARPAVYAALAGYAAGLLAGVPLGWRFEATITGYGLLVLAYTFVLKQAVILDVLAIASGFALRAMGGAFAIAVPVSPWLYLCTVLGALLLAVNKRRHELLLLDAEAVHHRPALAAYSVPLLDQMSSTVAAATVIAYSLYTFTAENLPTNHAMMVTVPFVLYGIFRYLFLVYRRDEGGSPEDLLVRDLPLLACVALWLITAAAVLAIYR from the coding sequence TTGACCAGCTCCCTCTCAGAAGCCGAAGGCAAGCGGCCGGCCGTGCCGTGCGCCCCCGCTGCCGCGGCCGCGTCGCGGCTGCAGACGATCGCCGCGCTGCTGCTGGCGTTGCGGCCGAAGCAGTTTGTCAAGAACGGCGTCGTCTTCGCGCCGCTGGTCTTTACGGTGCGCCTGGCCTGGCGCCCGCTCTATCCCGACACCTGGCTGCCGCTGCTGGGGCGCTCGCTGCTCGCCTTCACAGCGTTCTGCGCCGTCTCCGCGGCCGGCTACCTGGTCAACGACCTGCGCGATATCGAGGCCGACCGGCTGCACCCGCGCAAGCGGCTCCGCCCGATCGCCTCCGGCGCCCTGGCGGCGAGGCCAGCCGTGTACGCCGCGCTCGCGGGCTACGCCGCGGGGCTGCTCGCCGGCGTGCCGCTCGGCTGGCGCTTCGAGGCGACGATCACCGGCTACGGCCTGCTGGTGCTGGCCTACACGTTCGTGTTGAAACAGGCCGTGATCCTCGACGTGCTGGCGATCGCCTCCGGCTTCGCTCTGCGGGCGATGGGCGGCGCCTTCGCCATCGCCGTGCCGGTCTCGCCCTGGCTCTACCTCTGCACCGTGCTCGGCGCCCTGCTGCTGGCCGTGAACAAGCGCCGCCACGAGCTGCTCTTGCTCGACGCCGAGGCGGTTCATCACCGGCCGGCGCTGGCTGCCTATTCCGTGCCGTTACTGGACCAAATGTCGAGCACGGTCGCCGCGGCCACGGTGATCGCCTACAGCCTTTACACCTTCACGGCCGAGAACCTGCCGACGAACCACGCGATGATGGTGACGGTGCCGTTCGTGCTCTACGGCATCTTCCGCTACCTGTTCCTCGTCTACCGCCGCGACGAGGGCGGCAGCCCCGAGGACCTGCTCGTACGCGATCTGCCGCTGCTCGCCTGTGTCGCCCTTTGGCTGATCACCGCCGCCGCCGTGCTGGCGATCTATCGGTAG
- the clpX gene encoding ATP-dependent Clp protease ATP-binding subunit ClpX — translation MAGNRTPRVQYHCSFCGKNQDQVQRLIAGPGAVYICNECVELCREIIQEEASGPSKPKTSGQRIPPPKNLYDQLSDYVVGQEQAKKVLSVAVYNHYKRINAPASADVELEKSNILLVGPTGSGKTLLARTLAKILDVPFSIADATALTEAGYVGEDVENILLHLIQAADFDIPKAERGIVYIDEIDKIARKSDNPSITRDVSGEGVQQALLKIIEGSVASVPPQGGRKHPHQDFIQINTTNILFICGGAFEGLDKVIDRRLGLDKRSLGFLAGNRPVYASPQKETDALLKQATHDDLLQYGLIPEFVGRLPMVVALESLDRDSMVRILTEPKNALIKQFQRFFAMDGVELVITPEAMSACADEAIRHRTGARGLRTVLEDTLLETMYEVPSRSDVKKCVINADTIIKRQRPLLLNRAGQAIDFEEQQRGETA, via the coding sequence ATGGCCGGTAACCGCACGCCCAGGGTTCAATACCACTGTTCGTTCTGTGGCAAGAACCAGGACCAGGTGCAGCGGCTGATCGCGGGTCCGGGCGCGGTGTACATCTGCAACGAGTGCGTTGAGCTTTGCCGCGAGATCATCCAGGAAGAGGCGAGCGGCCCGTCCAAGCCGAAGACCAGCGGCCAGCGCATTCCCCCGCCGAAGAACCTCTACGACCAGCTCAGCGACTACGTCGTCGGCCAGGAGCAGGCGAAGAAGGTGCTCTCGGTCGCCGTCTACAACCACTACAAGCGCATCAATGCGCCGGCCTCGGCCGATGTCGAACTGGAGAAGAGCAACATCCTGCTCGTCGGGCCGACCGGCTCCGGCAAGACGCTGCTCGCCCGCACGCTCGCCAAGATCCTCGACGTACCCTTCAGCATCGCCGACGCCACCGCGCTCACCGAGGCGGGCTACGTCGGCGAAGACGTCGAGAACATCCTGCTGCACCTGATCCAGGCGGCCGATTTCGACATTCCCAAGGCGGAACGCGGCATCGTCTACATCGACGAGATCGACAAGATCGCCCGCAAGAGCGACAACCCCTCGATCACGCGCGACGTTTCCGGCGAGGGCGTGCAGCAGGCCCTGCTGAAGATCATCGAAGGCTCGGTCGCCAGCGTGCCACCGCAGGGCGGGCGCAAGCACCCGCACCAGGACTTCATCCAGATCAACACCACCAACATCCTCTTCATCTGCGGCGGCGCCTTCGAAGGCCTGGACAAGGTCATCGACCGCCGTCTCGGCCTCGACAAGCGCTCGCTCGGCTTCCTCGCCGGCAACCGGCCGGTGTACGCCTCGCCGCAGAAGGAGACGGACGCGCTGCTGAAGCAGGCGACGCACGACGACCTGCTGCAGTACGGCCTGATCCCGGAGTTCGTCGGTCGCCTGCCGATGGTGGTCGCGCTCGAATCGCTCGACCGAGACTCGATGGTGCGCATCCTCACCGAGCCGAAGAACGCGCTGATCAAGCAGTTCCAGCGCTTCTTCGCCATGGACGGCGTTGAGCTGGTGATTACGCCGGAGGCGATGAGCGCCTGCGCCGACGAGGCCATTCGCCATCGCACCGGCGCCCGCGGCCTGCGCACCGTGCTCGAAGACACGCTGCTGGAGACGATGTACGAGGTGCCCTCGCGCTCCGATGTGAAGAAGTGCGTGATCAACGCCGACACGATCATCAAGCGCCAGCGGCCGCTGCTGCTGAACCGTGCTGGCCAGGCGATCGACTTCGAAGAGCAGCAGCGCGGGGAGACGGCGTAG